Proteins from a single region of Stutzerimonas stutzeri:
- a CDS encoding anaerobic ribonucleoside-triphosphate reductase activating protein has translation MTAALRVGGLVPLTTLDFPDHLACVLFCQGCGWRCRYCHNPQLISACGNEEKPWSEILAFLEQRVGLLEAVVFSGGEPTLQTALPEAIAQVRALGYKVGLHSAGIKPKLFANILPLVDWVGFDIKALPEHSTAITGVDGSGKANWKSLEHLLESGVEHECRTTVHWQLFDADTLWEMAQRLRRLGVERFAVQCVRTARMLDDNLAESRAPYDQQRLWERMDRLFPSFVLRG, from the coding sequence GTGACCGCAGCACTTCGCGTCGGGGGGCTGGTCCCCCTGACCACGCTGGACTTTCCGGACCATCTGGCCTGCGTGCTGTTCTGTCAGGGCTGCGGCTGGCGCTGTCGCTACTGCCACAACCCGCAGCTGATTTCCGCCTGCGGCAACGAGGAAAAACCCTGGTCGGAGATTCTCGCCTTTCTCGAACAGCGCGTCGGCCTGCTCGAGGCGGTGGTGTTCAGCGGTGGCGAGCCGACCCTGCAGACCGCGCTGCCCGAGGCGATCGCCCAGGTGCGGGCGCTGGGCTACAAGGTCGGCCTGCACAGCGCCGGCATCAAGCCGAAGCTGTTCGCCAACATCCTGCCGCTGGTGGATTGGGTCGGTTTCGATATCAAGGCGCTACCCGAGCACAGCACCGCGATCACCGGCGTGGATGGCAGCGGCAAGGCCAACTGGAAGAGTCTCGAACACCTGCTGGAAAGCGGCGTCGAGCACGAATGCCGGACCACCGTGCACTGGCAGCTGTTTGATGCCGATACCCTTTGGGAGATGGCCCAGCGCCTGCGCCGGCTGGGTGTCGAACGCTTCGCCGTGCAATGCGTACGCACCGCGCGGATGCTCGACGACAACCTCGCCGAAAGCCGTGCACCCTACGACCAGCAGCGCTTGTGGGAGCGCATGGATCGTCTGTTTCCTTCATTCGTGTTGCGTGGCTAG
- the nrdD gene encoding anaerobic ribonucleoside-triphosphate reductase, with the protein MNPASQLPQDQRQRCEVWTRVMGYHRPVTAFNPGKQSEHRERLHFTEAAAR; encoded by the coding sequence ATGAACCCAGCCAGCCAACTGCCCCAGGACCAGCGCCAGCGTTGCGAAGTCTGGACCCGCGTGATGGGCTATCACCGCCCGGTTACCGCGTTCAATCCGGGCAAGCAGTCCGAGCATCGCGAGCGCCTGCATTTCACTGAAGCGGCGGCGCGGTGA